A stretch of DNA from Vidua chalybeata isolate OUT-0048 chromosome 27, bVidCha1 merged haplotype, whole genome shotgun sequence:
tccctggatttggggtttcccGGGCTCGCTGTGCCCTCTAGAGGGCATTCCCGACCCTCTGGAATTGTCCCACTCCTGAAATTCCCACCCTGGGCCTTTTTCCCAGTCCTGGAATTCCCTGAGTGGctggaaaagggctggaaaagccttggaaaaggggctggaaaagggctgggaaagggttgggaaaaagttgaaaaagccttggaaaagggctggaaaagccttgGGAAAGAGtctgggaaagggctggagaaaCCCTGGAAAAGGAGTGGAAAAGGGGCTGGAAAAAGACTGGGAAAATCTGGAGAAGGGGTTGGagaagagctggaaaaggaatGAGAAAGGGGTTGGAAAAGGGGATGGGAAAGCCCTGGAAAACAGGGCTGGAAAAGAGACtggaaaacagatggaaaacagggaaaggggctggaaaagccctggaAAAGCGTTGGGAAGGCTGCTCCCGGGCTGAGCCGTTCCCGGCTTTGCTGCTCCCGGGCTGAGCCTGAGCCGTTCCCGGTTTTGGCCCGGTTTTCCCGGCTCAGGGATTgccggcgggagcggcgcgtTCCCTCCCCGGACGTGATCGTGCTGTCGGACAACGAGCCCTCGAGCCCCCGCGTCAACGGGCTGGCCCGGCTGGCCCTGCCCGAGCCCGGCACCGAGGCCCTGCTGGTGAGCGCGGCGGGGAACGCCGGCACTGGGCCGGGGTGAACTGGGAATGGGCCGGGGTGAGCTGGGAATGGGTCAGGGTGAACTGGGAATGGGTCGGGATTAACTGGGAATGGGTCGGGGTTCACTGGGAATGGGTCAGGGTGAGCTGGGAATGGGCCGGAGTTAACTGGGAATGGGCCGGGATGAACTGGGAATGGGTCAGAGTGAACTGGGAATGGGTCGGGGTTCACTGGGAATGGGTCAGGGTGAACTGGGAATGGGTCAGGGTGAGCTGGGAATGGGTCAGGGTGAGCTGGGAATGGGTCAGGGTGAGCTGGGAATGGGCCGGGGTGAACTGGGAATGGGCCGGGGTGAACTGGGAATGGGCCAGGGTGAGCTGGGAATGGGTCGGGGTGAACTGGGAATGGGTCAGGGTGAACTGGGAATGGGTCAGAGTTAACTGGGAATGGGCCGGGGTGAGCTGGGAATGGGTCAGGGTGAACTGGGAATGGGTCAGGGTGAACTGGGAATGGGTCAGAGTTAACTGGGAATGGGCCGGGGTGAGCTGGGAATGGGTCAGGGTGAACTGGGAATGGGTCAGAGTTAACTGGGAATGGGCCGGGGTGAGCTGGGAATGGGTCAGGGTGAGCTGGGAATGGGTCAGGGTGAACTGGGAATGGGTCAGAGTTAACTGGGAATGGGCCGGGGTGAGCTGGGAATGGGTCAGGGTGAACTGGGAATGGGCCGGGGTGAGCTGGGAATGGGTCAGGGTGAACTGGGAATGGGTCAGGGTGAGCTGGGAATGGGTCGGGGTGAACTGGGAATGGGTCAGGGTGAACTGGGAATGGGTCAGGGTGAACTGGGAATGGGTCAGGGTGAACTGGGAATGGGTCAGGGTGAACTGGGAATGGGTCAGGGTGAACTGGGAATGGGTCGGGGTGAACTGGGAATGGGTCGGGATTCGCTGGGAATGGGTCAGGATTAATGGGATTGGATCAGGGGTCACTGGGACTGGCTGGGAACAACCCGGGATCAGGCAcatttttccctcccagctccatccaTTCCCATTCATTCACAATCCCAACACCCAGGAGccaattccagctgggaattctccTCGTTTCACCTTTCCTCTGaattttttatggaaaaatcccagatttttctctcagaattCACTCCTAACCCCATCCATTCCCATTCATTTGCAATCCCAACACCCAGGAGccaattccagctgggaattctcaTTTAACCATTcccacttaatttttttttaatgcaaaaatccctcattttcccctccccactccATCCATCCCCCTTATTTCTCACCGCTACCAATTCCAGTCGGGAATTCTCCTCACTTTAACCACTTCCCATGAATTGTTTTGGatggaaaaaatcccacattttcccctgggaactccctccctccctcctcccactcCGCAGTCCCGGTTGGGAATCCTCACCGTGCCTGTGTCTCTGCCCTTTCCCCGCGGCTCTCCGCGGATTTTCCgggattttcctggaattccagcgGAGCCCGGAGCAGCGGGAGCGCCTGAtcaagcagctgcaggaggagctgaggctggaggAGGCCAAGCTGGTGCTGCTCAAGAAGCTCcggcagagccagagccagaagGAGACGCCGGCGCCCAAGGTAGGaaaatcccacttttccaggaattcccaggaattcccagcccttttcccatGGTTTTCAACCCCCTGCTCTGGCCTTTTTTActggatttttatttaagttcgtttcctggatttttttttttttttctggcattttttaGCCCttttcctgagatttttttaaatcccatttcTGGGATATTTTAGCCCTTTTCCAAGGAATTTTCAGCCTTCTTCCCGGGATTTTTAACTCCCTGGTGTCTCccctttcctgggattttcctgtGAATTCCCAAGGAGTTTCCTGCCAATTCCCAAACCCCATTTCCCTGGACCAGACCGGGATGAGCAGGAGCCAATTCCCAAGGATTTTCCTGCCAATTCCCAAGGATTTTCCTGTGAATTCCCAAGGATATTCTTGCCAATTCCCAAGGATTCTCCCGCCAGTTCCCGAGGATTTGCCCGCCAATTTCTGAGGATTCTCCCGCCAATTCCTGAGGATTTCCCCACCAATTCCCAAGGATTTCCCCATCAATTCCCGAGGATTCTCCCGCCAATTCCTGAGGATTTCCCCACCAATTCCCGAGGATTCTCCCGCCAATTCCCAaagccccgggccgggccgggccgggatgAGCGGGAGCGGATCCCAGGATTTTCCCGCCGGACGTTCCCGCCGCTGCCGGACTCTCTGCGCGCTCCCTGCTCTGTATTCCcgcttttccagccttttcccgCTGCTCTCTTTCcgctttttccttttccagctttcctcGGGCCCCTCTGGAAGCGCTGCGGCCACACCCCCGCCCTTGGTGCGGGGCCCTCAGGCTGTTCCCGCTGGGAAAACTTCCCTCCAGGTCAGTGGGAGCCGGGAAAAAGCCGGGAAAAAGCCCGGGAATCCCGGGAAAAGCTGCCAGCATTGCCCAGCTCCCACAGGTTTTAGGGATAAAGGGCCAGGGAaaggtgggatgggatttgCAGGGTGGTTTTCCAGCAGGGATTCCTTTGGGGAACAGGGAATTCCCTCTGGAATTGCTGAGGGAATCCCGGGATCCTCTCTGGAATTGCTGAGGGAGTCCCAGCGTTTCCTTTGAAGGAATCTCGGGATTCTCTGGGAGGGAATTCCTGGATTCTTTGTCAGGGAATCGAGGAATTCCCTCTGGAAGAGCTCAGGGAATCCCTGGATCCTctggaaaagctgagggaattctgggattctctctGGAATTTCCGAGGGAATCCCAGGATTTTCTGGGAGGGAATTGCTGGATTTTCTCTggaagaaaatgggatttttggtgagggaattccaggattctcTGTCAGGGAATCCCAGGATTCGGGGTTGGAACGATCCCATTCCAGGCTGAGCTAAATCCTGGGAATCCTGAGGGAAGGAAATTCCCAGAATCCATGGACAGCTGTCAATCACCCTGGAAATCCTTTGGAATTAGaacattcctgctttttcttttttccttggtATAACGGGACCCGAAttcccaaactgctccagcacgagggattttccttggaaaagggTTTGGAAAAcccctggaattccaggaaagGGAGGGATTTGCTCTCCTGTAGGAGCCATTCCCTAATCCAGAGGTGTGGGAATCTTTTCTTTGGAAGCACTTCCAGAGGAACTGGAAAACCTTCAGGGAATCTCGGAGTTaatcccagtttatcccaaCAATTCCTATGGAATTTTGGGTGAATTCAGCTGGATTGGCTTTGGCTGGAGTGtccaggaattccagagggaggagctgaggggttccctgggaatgggatggaaaTTCCCgacatcccaaatcctgggaaggaggaaatcCCTGATTccaggggcagggaagggggaaacgcCAGGATTGGGATGCAGAGGAAagtttggaattttgggaatatCCCGGCCCAGCACCAGGAGGGAATTTGAGGATTGGAATCCCGGGAATCCTCgggcagcagcttttccaaacTCCTCTCTCCTcattcctttccctcttccatgatttttccagaactttctcttcccttttccttttcctgcttttcctttctctcttccaggatttttttccagatcttttccttcctgtgattcctttttctcttccatgaTTTCTCctgaagcttttcctttctccttttcttccctcctcccttttttccctgcttttcctttccctccacaAATCCCAACACTTCCATTCCCACAATTCCCACAAATCCCAACACTTCCATTCCCACAATTCCCACAAATCCCAACACTTCCATTCCCACAATTCCcaccacttttttccccccttttttgtcatttttcccccttccttcctttcccccttccaggatttttcccaaagctttccctttctcctaatttccaggatttttcccaatgtttttcttccctcctcccttttttttcctgcttttcctttccctccacaGATCCCAGCACttccattccccattcccataATTCCCAAaactttttcctcatttcctcccccattttttcctgccttcctttccctcttccatgATTTTTCCCAAGGTTTCCCTTCCTTCCACAAATCCCAACATTTCCattcccacaaatcccacaaatcccaacATTTCCATTCCCACAATTCCCACAAATCCCAACATTTCcattcccacaaatcccaaCATTTCCATTCTCCGCTTCCACAATACCCAACACTTCcattcccacaaatcccaaCATTTCcattcccacaaatcccaaCACTTCcattcccacaaatcccaaCATTTCCATTCCCACAAATCCCAGCACttccttcccaaaaatcccaacacttccattccccattcccacaaATCCAAACATTTCCATTCCCACAATTCCCACAAATCCCAACACTTCCATTCCCACAATTCCCACAAATCCCAACACTTCCATTCCCACAATTCCCACCactttcccccttttttatcCCATTTCCAGCTTTCCCCACCATTCCCCCCCCATTTTTACCATTCCCCCCCcgttttcctccctctcccgGCGttcccaggctggggctgactccttttcccacttttccagccCTCCTCCAGCCGCATTCCGGGCACTGGGATCCCGCCCCCGCTGCTCCGGGGGGGCCAAGCGGCCGCCTCCAAGCTGGGCTCGCAGCAGAACCCCCAGATCGTGATGCCCCCCCTGGTCCGAGGGGCCCAGGTGAGCTTCTCCCGCTTTCCCCCTTCCCATTCCACGGAAAAATTCGGGATTTCCCCCCTCTGGTTGGTTCAGGCATCCCGTGGCGTTCCGGGGTTTTGTGTGTTCCCATAAAAATGGTGTTTTCTGGCATTTTGGGGGTTAATTCGGGGCTTTTTTTCCCGAGGGTTTTTCTGGGACTCTCCCAGAAGAGGGGGTGGGAGgcaattcctgcttttccatggTTTTCCTTCTGATTATCCTTTCTATCCCACCAATTCTAGCCTTTAAATGGgaaaattccccttttcccctcatttcctggGGCTGGAtaagagcaggaggagggagtgGAAGCCaatcccagcttttccctgtttttcccagcttttccctgtttttccctgcttttccctgtttttccctgtttttcccagcttttccctgtttttccctgcttttcccagcttttccctgtttttccctgcttttccctgtttttccttctcGTTCTCCTTTGTATCCCATCAATTCCCGCTTCTCAATGCCAGAATTCCATGGTTTTCCCTGGTTTTCTGCCTCGTTTCTGAATTAGGGGATCCACTGGATCCTCTTGGATCCCCTGGAAAACCAAATTGAGGAGTCAGGGAAAGAGCAGGAGAACAAAATTCCAGTTGGATCCAGcccaaaattccagcatccatgaaatcccaggaaaaattTGGATTCCTTTTGGAGCCAGAGGTTTGGGAAGGGGGAGGTTTGGGAATTCTCTGTTcctcctgggttttttttcctgtttttgaggagggaaaaataattccaagGAATAACTTCCCTAAGGAATTGAAATGGAACAAGAAAGTGAAAATTCCGGGAGCTGGGcttggaaatttgggaatttggggctggAATGTGGCAGCCTCTGGGATCCTTGTCCTGTGGTtttggagggaaagggaagaacaTCCCAGGAGTTCTTCCATGGTTTCCTTGTCTTTGTGCCTTCTGACTCCCACTTTTCCATGATTCCCAAGCcccttttccatgttttcccaACCCCCTTTTCTATGTTTTCCCAGCAAATCCACACGATCCGGCAGCACTCAGGAGTTGGGACTtagaaatttgggaatttggggctggAATGCTCAAAGCATCTCTTGTCCCGTGGCTttggagggaaagggagagacagaggggaaagggaaaaatactcCTGGTTTCCTTCTCCTCGGTGCCTTGTtgattcccacttttcccacgGATTCCCAACCCCCTTTTCCGTGTTTTCCCAGCAAATCCACACGATCCGGCAGCACTCGAGCACGggcccgccgccgctgctgctggccccGCGCGCCTCCGTGCCCTCGGTGCAGATCCAGGGCCAGCGGATCATCCAGCAGGGCCTGATCCGCGTGGCCAACGTGCCCAACGCCAGCCTGCTGGTCAACATCCCGCAGGTGAGCCTGAGCATGCCCGCAATTCCCACCGGGAATGGGGTGGGAGGGGTGGGAATGACCAATGGTCAACATCCCGCAGGTGAGCCTGAGCATATCCGcaattcccgggaattcccatcaggaatggggtgggaagggTGGGAATGACCAATGGTCAACATCCCGCAGGTGAGCCTGAGCATGCCCGcaattcccgggaattcccacCGGGAATGGGGTGGGAGGGGTGGGAATGACCAATGGTCAACATCCCGCAGGTGAGCATTGAGCATTCCcgggaatttctgggaattcccaCCGGGAATGGGTTGGGAAGGGTGGGAATGACCAATGGTCAACATTCCGCCAGGTCCAGGTTGGaatttccaggaattcctgggattttcccacttggaatggggtgggaaggggtGGGAATGATCAACGGTCAACATCCCGTAGGTGAGCATTGAGCATGtttggaattcctgggaattcccatcgggaatggggtgggaaggTTGAGAGTGACCAACGGTCAACATCCCACAGGTCCAGgttggaattcccaggaattcctgggattttcccctcGGGAATGGGGTGGGAGGGGTGGGGGTGTCAGGTTTGTGTTATCCTGTTGTTGTCCCGCTCTTGCTGGAGGTGGATGGGAATGGGTCTGGCACCCAAAGATATTCCAATCCCAAAGATCCTCCAGTTCCAAAGATCCTCCTATCCCAAAGATCCCCCCATCCTCCCAGGTGGAACCCATCCCTACTGATTCCCAATGATTCCTGGGCTCTTCCCAGACCCTGTCCCTGATTCCCGAGGATCCCACCCCCGTCTCTCCGCAGGCGTCCCCCACGTCCCTGAAGGGCTCGGCGGTGCCCTCgggccaggctggcacagccctggcaggtgGCACCGGGACTCCCCCGATTCCCAGtgatcccattgatcccattcCGTTATTCCAAATGATCCCATGGATCCCGTTCCCCGATTCCCAGtgatcccatggatcccattccCTGATTCCTAGtgatcccattgatcccattcCATTATTCCAAATGATCCCATGGATCCCGTTCCCCGATTCCCAGTGATAGATCCCATTCCCCGACTCCCAGTGAATCCCCCATGGAATCAGGAGCCCCCTGACCCACCCCCGTCTCTCCGCAGGCGTCCCCCACGTCCCTGAAGGGCTCGGCGGTGCCCTCGGggcaggctggcacagccctggcaggtgGCACCGGGGACTCCCctgatcccatggatcccatggatcccattccCTGATTCCCAGTGATCCCGTTCCCCTATTCCCAGTGATGGATCccattccccaattcccagtgATAGATCCCATTCCCCGACTCCCAGTGAATCCCCCATGGAATCAGGAGCCCCCTGACCCACCCCCGTCTCTCCGCAGGCGTCCCCCACGTCCCTGAAGGGCTCGGCGGTGCCCTCGGGGCAGGCGGGCGCGGCgccggcgggcggcgcggcgctgGGCGGCGCGGGCGAGGCCCCGGGCAGCCGGCAGGCCGCGGCCAAGCTGGCGCTGCGCAAGCAGCTGGAGAAGACCCTGCTGGAGATCCCCCCGCCCAAACCGCCCGCGCCCGAGATGAACTTCCTGCCCAGCGCCGCCAACAACGAGTTCATCTACctggtggggctggaggaggtggtgCAGAACCTGCTGGAGAGCCAAGGTGAGCCCCGGGAAGGGCAGAGCCCGGCTTAAACCCGCCGGGGATGGGATAAACCTGGCTGGGATCGGTTAAACCTGGCTGGGATCGGTTAAACCTGATTGGGATTGGTTATACCTGATTGGGATTGGTTATACCGGATTGGGATCGGTTAAACCTGATTGGGATTGGTTAAACCCGCCTGGGATCAGTTAAACCTGATTGGGATCGGTTAAACCCGCCTGGGATTGGTTAAACCTGATTGGGATTGGTTGAACCTGATTGGGATCAGTTAAACCTGATTGGGATTGGTTAAACGTGATTGGGATTGGTTAAACGTGATTGGGATCGGTTCAACCTGATTGGGATCGGTTCAACCCGCCTGGGATCGGTTCAACCTGATTGGGATTGGTTAAACCTGATTGGGATTGATTAAACGTGATTGGGATCGGTTAAACCCGCCTGGGATCGGTTAAACCTGATTGGGATCGGTTAAACCTGATTGGGATCGATTAAACGTGATTGGGATCGGTTAAACCCGCCTGGGATCAGTTCAACCCGGTTGGGATCAGTTAAACCTGATTGGGATCGGTTAAACCTGATTGGGATTGGTTAAATGTGATTTGGATTAGTTAAACCCGCTTGGGATCAGTTCAACCCAGCTGGGATCGGTTCAACCTGACTGGGATCGGTTAAACCTGATTGGGATTGGTTAAACGTGATTGGGATTAGTTAAACCCGCTTGGGATCGGTTAAACCCGGCTGGGATCAGTTAAACCCGCCTGGGATCAGTTAAACCCAGCTGGGATCACTTAAACCTCCAGAAATGCAGGGTTTTAACATGACAGGAATAATTTAAACCTCCCAGAAATCATTTAAACCACACTGGGGCTGACCCGCCATGTTTGTCCCTCAGGGAAGGTGGCAGTGACCAATTCCAGGTTTTTATCCCTCAGGGAAGGTGGCGGTGACCAATTCCAGGTGTTTGTCCCTCAGGGAAGGTGGCAGTGACCAATTCCAAGTGTTTGTCCCTCAGGGAAGGTGGCAGTGGCCAATTCCAGGTGAAGGTCACAGTGACCAATTCCAGGTTTTTGTCCCCCAGGGAAGGTGGCCCGCCATGTTTGTCCCCCAGGGAAGGTGGCGGTGACCAATTCCAGGTGTTTGTCCCTCAGGGAAGGTGGCAGTGACCAATTCCAGGTGTTTGTCCCTCAGGGAAAGTGGCAGTGACCAATTCCAGGTGTTTGTCCCTCAGGGAAGGTGACCCGCCATGTTTGTCCCTCAGGGAAGGTGGCAGTGACCAATTCCAGGTGTTTGTCCCTCAGGGAAGGTGGCAGTGACCAATTCCAGGTGTTTGTCCCTCAGGGAAGGTGACCCGCCATGTTTGTCCCTCAGGGAAGGTGGCAGTGACCAATTCCAGGTGTTTGTCCCTCAGGGAAGGTGACCCGCCATGTTTGTCCCCCAGGGAAGGTGGCGGTGGCCGTGTCCTGCCGGGAGCCCTACCTGTGTGCCCAGTGCCACACGGACTTCACGTGCCGCTGGCGGGAGGAGAAGAACGGCACCATCATGTGCGAGACCTGCATGGCCTCCAACCAGAAGAAGGCCCTGAAGGCCGAGCACACGAACCGGCTCAAGGCCGCCTTCGTCAAGgcgctgcagcaggagcaggagatcGAGCAGAGGATCCTGCAGCAATCGGCCCCGCCCGGGCAGCCCAAGGCCGAGCCTGTGGGGCAGCACCACGCGCTCAAGCAGGTGAGGGACCAGCCCCGGAGCCGCCTCTTCCCGAGGGAAAAGTGTCCCAGGGCTTGAGCTTGGCCCGGGGGTTGGGTTTAGGCTGGGTGGGTGGTAGGTGTATCATAACTGTCTGTAAAAGCAGTGGGTTTGGTAATGAAGATATTGATTATTGATTGTCAGAGTCCAgcacacccctctggctgccctggctgcctgagaccctggcagggggctcagggaccttggcacaaagtcaaaaccacctgtggcttccattttagcccgtgggaaaagctgccagctctgtgtgaggaattacagccacaagggtttgagcagtgtggtggTTGAATTAagacagggtgaaaaagtagaattttggggctttttagaatggggttcaaggggacaagatggagggatttggatgtgtcttctccttctccttgccctccatgtctcgctgtgctggtgacacttttctgttggtttcaggcacagacacactgtcccACATTAATCTcagatattggcacgttattgtaaccacggcacacggagttttgggtataaaatgtgaacactgccctgagggcagacagaatgccatggccgagctgctggacagagctcagcagggcacagagagaatgttctagagaagggaaataaacaaccttgagaagccgaccctgccCATTCCAgatttcttctttggctgctcgggctgggaaatgaggacttttacactctcgGGGTCACCTCGACACCCAGACCCCAAgaattgatcagccttctgtgaaTCGCGGCGCCAACGCCGATTATCACGCGGCCGGCGCCCCGCTGCGACAACagattatttctattttctattttctatttttttccttcgCAGAGCTCCAGCCAGATGTCCCGGGGTGCTTCCCGAGGGGTCCTGCACGCCTTCAGCTCCTCGCCCAAGCTGCAGAGCTCCTCGGGCAGCGCCGCGCTGGGCGGCCGGCCCGGCAAGCACGCCGAGAGAGCCGGCGGCAAGGGCGGCGCCGCCTGGAAGAAAAACCCCATGGGCACAGGTACGGCGAGCCCGGGAGGGCACGGCGCTGGGGAAGCCCACAGCTTGCCAGGGAGGCTTCATGGGGTGGTGCCGAGGGTTGAAGGTGAAAGTTGGTGTTATCaccacccaaaattcccagattttgggggggaattttcATGGGGTGATACTGAGGGTTTAAAGTGAAAGTTGGTGTCATCTCGGCCCAAAATTCCCACATTTTGGGTGGAATTTTCATGGGGTGATACTGGGGGTTGAAAGTGAACATTGGTGTCATCACCACCCAATATTCCCAATTTTTTTGGGGTGGTGCTGAGAGTTGAAAGTGAAAGTTGGTGTCATCTCGGCCCAAAATTCCCACACTTTGGGTGGAATTTTCATGGGGTGATACTGGGGGTTGAAAGTGAACATTGGTGTCATCACCACCCAATATTCCCAATTTTCATGGGGTGGTGCCGAGGGTTGAAGGTGAAAGTTGGTGTTATCaccacccaaaattcccagattttgggtggaattttCATGGGGTGATACTGAGGGTTGAAGGTGAAAGTTGGTGTTATCaccacccaaaattcccagattttgggtggaattttCATGGGGTGATACTGGGGGTTGAAAGTGAACATTGGTGTCATCACCACCCAATATTCCCAATTTTCATGGGGTGGTGCCGAGGGTTGAAGGTGAAAGTTGGTGTTATCaccacccaaaattcccagattttgggtggaattttCATGGGGTGATACTGAGGGTTGAAGGTAAACGTTGGTGTCATCACCACCCAATATTCCCAATTTTCATGGGGTGGTGCCGAGGGTTGAAGGTGAAAGTTGGTGTTATCaccacccaaaattcccacatTTTGGGTGGAATTTTCATGGGGTGGTGCTGAGAGTTTAAAGTGAAAATTGGTGTCATCACAGcccaaaattcccagattttgggtggaattttCATGGGGTGATACTGGGGGTTGAAAGTGAACATTGGTGTCATCaccacccaaaattcccaatttttttgGGGTGGTGCTGAGAGTTGAAAGTGAAAGTTGGTGTCATCACTggccaaaattcccaatttttgggtGGGAATTTTCATGATACTGAGGGTTTAAAGTGAAAGTTGGTGTCATCtccacccaaaattcccaattttttgggtggaattttCATGGGGTGATACTGAGGGTTGAAGGTAAACGTTGGTGTCATTACTggccaaaattcccaatttttgtGGGGTGGTGCTGAGGGTTTAAAGTGAAAATTGGTGTAATCTCTGcccaaaattcccagattttgggggggaattttcATGGGGTGGTGCCGAGGGTTGAAGGTGAAAGTTGGTGTTGCAGTGATTTGTCCTCATGGAATGGTGGctaaagttaataaaaaatcCAGGTTTATCCATTTGGagttaaaattttatattataatatatttaataattaatataatttacgTTTGTGTTGTAAATTTAAGTTTTATATGTaggtttttatatattttacattataGGTTTTATATCTtagttatatatttttttatatagggttttatatttaatgtaaaataacaaaatgaatgggaaaacttaatgtataaataaatagaatttatttctattgcttttatatttatattattatattattatttcaaCAATTATATcgtatttcttttattcttttaataacaaaattattGGATAgacttaatttaatttgatatttaatTAGAAtcatttatatattataatttcattatttaaatattagaattttcattcttttccctcattcccaagCCATCCCATCATTCCAGACAGCTCAAATCCTG
This window harbors:
- the GATAD2A gene encoding transcriptional repressor p66-alpha isoform X4; translated protein: MSEDSCRTRSQKRALERESEPDNKKLRMDKGILGSDLGSGSEGDMKIKADPGAGKIPGMLKSGEVKATIKVELPAGDEPVDMSTSKGDCRRERRVPSPDVIVLSDNEPSSPRVNGLARLALPEPGTEALLRSPEQRERLIKQLQEELRLEEAKLVLLKKLRQSQSQKETPAPKPSSSRIPGTGIPPPLLRGGQAAASKLGSQQNPQIVMPPLVRGAQQIHTIRQHSSTGPPPLLLAPRASVPSVQIQGQRIIQQGLIRVANVPNASLLVNIPQASPTSLKGSAVPSGQAGAAPAGGAALGGAGEAPGSRQAAAKLALRKQLEKTLLEIPPPKPPAPEMNFLPSAANNEFIYLVGLEEVVQNLLESQGKVAVAVSCREPYLCAQCHTDFTCRWREEKNGTIMCETCMASNQKKALKAEHTNRLKAAFVKALQQEQEIEQRILQQSAPPGQPKAEPVGQHHALKQSSSQMSRGASRGVLHAFSSSPKLQSSSGSAALGGRPGKHAERAGGKGGAAWKKNPMGTGGALPFVSPALAVHKSASAVDRQREYLLDMIPPRSIPQSATWK
- the GATAD2A gene encoding transcriptional repressor p66-alpha isoform X1, which translates into the protein MSEDSCRTRSQKRALERESEPDNKKLRMDKGILGSDLGSGSEGDMKIKADPGAGKIPGMLKSGEVKATIKVELPAGDEPVDMSTSKGDCRRERRVPSPDVIVLSDNEPSSPRVNGLARLALPEPGTEALLRSPEQRERLIKQLQEELRLEEAKLVLLKKLRQSQSQKETPAPKLSSGPSGSAAATPPPLVRGPQAVPAGKTSLQPSSSRIPGTGIPPPLLRGGQAAASKLGSQQNPQIVMPPLVRGAQQIHTIRQHSSTGPPPLLLAPRASVPSVQIQGQRIIQQGLIRVANVPNASLLVNIPQASPTSLKGSAVPSGQAGAAPAGGAALGGAGEAPGSRQAAAKLALRKQLEKTLLEIPPPKPPAPEMNFLPSAANNEFIYLVGLEEVVQNLLESQGKVTRHVCPPGKVAVAVSCREPYLCAQCHTDFTCRWREEKNGTIMCETCMASNQKKALKAEHTNRLKAAFVKALQQEQEIEQRILQQSAPPGQPKAEPVGQHHALKQSSSQMSRGASRGVLHAFSSSPKLQSSSGSAALGGRPGKHAERAGGKGGAAWKKNPMGTGGALPFVSPALAVHKSASAVDRQREYLLDMIPPRSIPQSATWK
- the GATAD2A gene encoding transcriptional repressor p66-alpha isoform X3, yielding MSEDSCRTRSQKRALERESEPDNKKLRMDKGILGSDLGSGSEGDMKIKADPGAGKIPGMLKSGEVKATIKVELPAGDEPVDMSTSKGDCRRERRVPSPDVIVLSDNEPSSPRVNGLARLALPEPGTEALLRSPEQRERLIKQLQEELRLEEAKLVLLKKLRQSQSQKETPAPKPSSSRIPGTGIPPPLLRGGQAAASKLGSQQNPQIVMPPLVRGAQQIHTIRQHSSTGPPPLLLAPRASVPSVQIQGQRIIQQGLIRVANVPNASLLVNIPQASPTSLKGSAVPSGQAGAAPAGGAALGGAGEAPGSRQAAAKLALRKQLEKTLLEIPPPKPPAPEMNFLPSAANNEFIYLVGLEEVVQNLLESQGKVTRHVCPPGKVAVAVSCREPYLCAQCHTDFTCRWREEKNGTIMCETCMASNQKKALKAEHTNRLKAAFVKALQQEQEIEQRILQQSAPPGQPKAEPVGQHHALKQSSSQMSRGASRGVLHAFSSSPKLQSSSGSAALGGRPGKHAERAGGKGGAAWKKNPMGTGGALPFVSPALAVHKSASAVDRQREYLLDMIPPRSIPQSATWK
- the GATAD2A gene encoding transcriptional repressor p66-alpha isoform X2, whose amino-acid sequence is MSEDSCRTRSQKRALERESEPDNKKLRMDKGILGSDLGSGSEGDMKIKADPGAGKIPGMLKSGEVKATIKVELPAGDEPVDMSTSKGDCRRERRVPSPDVIVLSDNEPSSPRVNGLARLALPEPGTEALLRSPEQRERLIKQLQEELRLEEAKLVLLKKLRQSQSQKETPAPKLSSGPSGSAAATPPPLVRGPQAVPAGKTSLQPSSSRIPGTGIPPPLLRGGQAAASKLGSQQNPQIVMPPLVRGAQQIHTIRQHSSTGPPPLLLAPRASVPSVQIQGQRIIQQGLIRVANVPNASLLVNIPQASPTSLKGSAVPSGQAGAAPAGGAALGGAGEAPGSRQAAAKLALRKQLEKTLLEIPPPKPPAPEMNFLPSAANNEFIYLVGLEEVVQNLLESQGKVAVAVSCREPYLCAQCHTDFTCRWREEKNGTIMCETCMASNQKKALKAEHTNRLKAAFVKALQQEQEIEQRILQQSAPPGQPKAEPVGQHHALKQSSSQMSRGASRGVLHAFSSSPKLQSSSGSAALGGRPGKHAERAGGKGGAAWKKNPMGTGGALPFVSPALAVHKSASAVDRQREYLLDMIPPRSIPQSATWK